TTTGTGAGACATGACGGCTGGAGTCTGCACATGTCACTCTCTGCCCCACACATGCCTTTGCACAGAGAGCAAGCCAACAACCCCTTTAGGGTGACAAGGACACTTTCCCAgtcctttattttgcttttttagtCTGCTCCAGAGACACATGTCTCTATCATTCCTCCATGGCCCACATGTCTCTTCTTAGGGagtacttctgtatttgcccCTTGTGAGAGAGTTTCCAGTCtatatctctgtgtagcccactCTTGCGCTTCCTTTGTGACTTTATACAATGCAACCTGCTTAATGATGCCTTTTCTTGGGAGCACCCCATGCCTGCTTTTCTTGCAGGCCCGATCACAAcaactcttctttatttttccctatGGTGTCCTTGCCTGACAGTTTTATTACTGTCTTTCTTACCTTGAAGATAGGCTTCTCCCACAGTACCAGAACAGAACAGCATCCTTTCATAGTAAGCACTCAGTGGATCTTTCTTAAATGAATGAGAGACTTCACCTAActcatgttttttttctctgctatACCGACTACACTGTCAACAGTGCAGCCTCTGGAGCAGCCGTATCACCTGAGTGGGAATCTCTCTTGTCGCTCATCAGTTGTGTGACTGTGGATATTTAGTCTCtctatattttgctttttgtttcttgttttcatcTGTCAAGTGGCAGTAATCCGATCTGCCTTCTGGTACTGTGATCAGGATTCAGAGAGTTAAAGCACGCAATCATTTCCGATGTGTAATAAGCATTAGGTGACATGCGTGCCTTTTATAATGATCATAGTTGGGTCTCTCCAGTGTCGACTGGAGGGTCATATTCTGTACACAGACATTTGAGGTAAGAAGCTGCTCCTTTAGTGGCCTGGCTTTCCTAGCATTGTGGAACTGTCCTTTATGATTACTTCAGTAAATGCATGATGGTTATCAGTGGTCTAATCATACTCTATCTTGGAAGTAAAGTGCAGCATTTGGGGGCAGTAACATCAGAGAAATGCCATATGCCCTTGGTAAGAATGTAATATGAACTGAGCTCCAACCTTCAGCAAatcctgtttattttttcctttctgtctctcatgtgTCACCTTTATAAGAAGAGAATAATCCAATCTAAATTTTCCGAGCAAGTCAATGCGAGGCTTTAAAATGACAGGGTACAGAGTATACAATGCTATCTGTTcattatgcaatttttttttagggCAAAGAACAAAGTGATAGGCTTAAATCGATCCTTTTGACAGATGGATATGCATACATAGTATCATTCTaaaacatgtttgtgtgtgtgagtatgtgtgtttgtgtgtgtgtgtgtgtgtgtgtgtcttcatttaTGTTGGGGATAAGGATGCAATCTTTTCCAAGTCATGGGTTGAGTCAATCCCAGTAGCCTGTTTGCATGGGGCCCTAGACTCTGACTAGGTTCTGGTCATGTCCAGAGTTGACTCACAGGAAGCTCTTTGCTGGAAGCTAGAAGATAATGAACTTCCAGAGCTGATTGTTTATACTTTAAAGTTTCACTGGGACAATGCAGGCCAACTAGAGGAGGCTAAGGGTACACAGCTACCCCACAGGATGGGAAGCTATGGACTGACAAAGTTCTCTGGTGAGTCAAGAGACCAACCAATCTTGAAATCAGATTGTATCCCAGTAGCTCTCTCAAGTCTATGTTTGAATCCTGCCTCCCAGCATAGATAATAGGAGACTCTCACACgaagcaaagaaagcaagtgATACAAAATTGTCTAGAGGGGTGACATCATCCAGTTCTACCTACTGTGGCAAgatttggcttttaaaatgaaCCAtaaccattcctctgtggagAATGATGGGGGCCTGAGGACCATGTTCTCTGGAGGTTAAGTACCTCACCTGCAGTGATGTCTGAGGCTGCACTGATGTGACCTGCAGTTCTCCTGTCTCCTGGAGGTTTGAGCCCCTTGCCTTGTACCAATGTATAAGCCTTCACGTATGGGAACTGGGGCCTCTCTCTCTACTGCTGAGAGCTCAGGTCCTTTGCCTGACTTGATGCATAAGTCTATAACGATAGGGAAGGTCTTCTCTGAGGCAGCCAGGTCTTCTGTGGGGGCAGCAGGGCGTCAGAGATCACAGCCGAAGAGGGGTATCTCTATAGCACTGAGGGCTGAGTGTCCCAGAAGGCTCTTCCTGTCGATAGTgacaaggaggagggaggcacAACTTGCAGAGACATTGGGTTGGTAGGGAGATGGCTCTAGGCAGCTTCCCCATCCTAGCCCCCACCATCACCCCATCTCAGCCTCCAGCTATTTTGGTACTGGAGAACTTCCTCCCACAGCTCTGTGGAAACACTGAAATCGTGACCCACAGCCCCCCTAAGTTATTTTGGTCCTGGACTCCCCACTCAGTCCTCTCCCTCTTGCCTCATTCagcactgttttattttttttttttctccccctaaATATGCTGAACTTTAGGTTCTAGGGAATCCCTGGGATGGGACGCCAGCTACTCCTACTGTTCTGACACCAGGGGCCAAGGCTTGGTGCTAAACCATAAGTGAATTGGTGACTGGGGCCATGGCTAACTTTATTGCCTATTGGCTTCAGTGACACTGGGTGAGAGCAGGGTCCAGCAATGACACTGGCTCTTTCAGGACTCAGTCCACTCTGGTTGGGACTGCCTCATTTCAGCCCCTCTCCCCAGATGCCAAACCCATGCATAAACCTTGAAGATTCTGCTAAGGCTGCGTGGCCAGCTCAGAGTTTGGCTTACGTAGTTCAGGATCTGATTCTTGACAGGATGGCTAGAGAACAGCCAGACTGCCAGGATTTGAATCCTCACTCTACCCCCTGTAGCTGTGTAATTTTGACCAAGCTACTACATTTTCCTAtacttctgtttcctcctcctaAGGGTTCTTGCGAGGATAAGAGGAGCCGACACATGAAATATGCTTAGAATAAGGACTAGCACATAGTGAGTACTAAAATAAATAGGATTAGTCATGattgtttctttgagttttctcAGCACTGACAAGAGTTAGAGTAGTGTAGAAGTCAAATGAATGTGTTTTTATCTCTGACTCTGCCAGTTTCTACGGGAACGACTCCGGGGGGAAGCCTTAGAGGTTCTATTTCTCAGCTTTTTCACCTGTGAAATGGGGATAATAAAAATGGGGATTCATCGAGATAATGTATGCCAAGGTACTCAGCTCATCGCAGAAGGTCAACAAATACTACCAATTGCTTCCTCCACACTGCTTACTGTGTCTCTTCCTCTCTATGACCATAGGCATCATACAAGCAAGGGACCTCGGTTTAGCAAATGAACTTCTTTAGCACTTAGCATGTGTCTCATATATTTAACAAATACTTGTTGAACAAGAGATAGCACATAGTactatcactattattattattattattattattattattattattattttattactattactccCAGAAACCTTCTGCCTGGTGACCTGTCCAGTCATCTCTCTTACCCGCTGTACAGCGCTGTATCCGATTCCGCAGCCACTTCAGCAAGGGCTCCATGGTGCAGCCGCATACCCATGGGTTACCCCCGATCTGTAGGGTCACCAGCCCCGGGAGGCCCTCAAGGGCTTCAAGGCTCAGAAAAGCCAGGCCACCATAGCTGAGGTCCAGGTCTCTGagatgcacaaggccctggaagGCCTGGGGGTGCACCCTCCGCAGCCAGGGGTTGTGGCTCAGGTCGATATGTACCAGTCCATGAGCTTCCCGGAACATGTCAGCTGGCACGTGGCTGAGGTTGTTGTAGCTTAGATCCAGGTGTGCTAAGCGCTTGGCGTGGAGAAAGAGGCCAGGGGGCAATTCCATCAAGGAGTTGTTTCGCAAATCCAGCACGCGGAGCTCCATGTAGCATGTGAGATAGCCTGGCGGTACAGCTGCAATGCGATTGTGGGCTAGGCTGAGGTTGCGGGTGTCCATTGGCAGGTCCGGGGGTACGGAGAATAGCCGTTGGTTGCTGCAGTCCACTACTTGGTTACGACATGTACAAAGGACTGGGCAACTGGTACCCGCATCGGAGTGCATCACCCCAGCTGCCAAGAGGAAGAAGACCAGCAACAAGGCTGAATGGGGAGGCCCGGGCCAGGGAAGCTGGGCCCAGGTGTCACCCATCTTTGGCAGCTGGCAGCAGCAGTGGTGTAGGGAGCCCATGAGAGCGGTGTCCCTAGGTCCAACAGTCAAGTTACAGGGATGCTGCTACATTAGAGGCCTGAGTCTAGAAGGTGGGGCTTCTGCGAGAGTGCTATCATGGCTCAACACTTCCTTGAGAGCCTCTCAACACGCAAGGACTTCCTAAGATTCATAGGATGTCCCTTTGTAGACCCTGGGGAGCAAGGACCCAGTTGAGGTACCCCAGGGTCTGAAAGGATGATCAAAGCTTAAGAAACTAGGGGAACAAGGATGGAGTTGGAGCAGCTGTCAGCAGGTCCTGGAAGGGTCCCTGTAGATCTTTTGTGCTTCTGTCACCCATGCCTGCTGGATGCTTCCT
The DNA window shown above is from Mus pahari chromosome 3, PAHARI_EIJ_v1.1, whole genome shotgun sequence and carries:
- the Lrrc55 gene encoding leucine-rich repeat-containing protein 55, encoding MGSLHHCCCQLPKMGDTWAQLPWPGPPHSALLLVFFLLAAGVMHSDAGTSCPVLCTCRNQVVDCSNQRLFSVPPDLPMDTRNLSLAHNRIAAVPPGYLTCYMELRVLDLRNNSLMELPPGLFLHAKRLAHLDLSYNNLSHVPADMFREAHGLVHIDLSHNPWLRRVHPQAFQGLVHLRDLDLSYGGLAFLSLEALEGLPGLVTLQIGGNPWVCGCTMEPLLKWLRNRIQRCTADSQLAECRGPPEVEGAPLFSLTEESFKACHLTLTLDDYLFIAFVGFVVSIASVATNFLLGITANCCHRWSKANEEEEI